The genomic stretch ACCGGATGCTACTTTGCTTTCTTGTCTTCCTTCTTCTCTTCCTTCTTGGGGGGTTTCAGCGGGATGTCCATTCCGGCAGGCTCTTCCACCACTACCAGGCGGCCATAGCGCAGATCGGCTTCGCCCACCCACACCGAGACTTCCTTGCTGAGCACTTCTTCGAGGCGCGGGAATTTCTCAAAGGGCGGGCCTTGCTGCTTCCACAGCGACGGCGTGCCGTACTGCATCTCGCGGTTGCGTCCGGAGACTTCGATCTTGGCGACAGCGGCGCGGCGCTCGGTGGCCTCCAGCAGTTCGTGGATGGGGCCAGTCCACAGAGTGAGCCGCTTCACCAGCCGACGGCCTTCGCCATCGGGGCCGGAGTAGATGATCTTGGATTCCGACTCGTCGATCTGGTAGGTGCTGCCGCCGGCGCGAAACTCGGCGCCGCTGCGGGTGAGCGAGCCGCTATCGATGGGGATGTAGGTGCTCAGACGAATCCAGCCGCGCGCGGAAGTCGAGTCGCCCTCGATCAGGATCAGCGTGCCGATGGTCTGCTTGCGCCAACTGGCCACGCCCTCGTAGACGCGTCGTTCGGCTCGGGTGGGCTGGAAAGCAGGCGCAGCAGGCGCGGTCTGTGCGGGATTATCTGACGGGGCCTGCGCGGCGGCCCGCGTGGTCAGGCCTCCGGCCAAGCAGGCTGACAGAGAGGCCGCGATGATCGCGACGGCGGAAATCAGATGGTGAATTCGGGATAGACGCTTCATCGTTTGAATCTTCATCATTAAAATCATGGCACGACCCTCGCCTTCGCTGATGAATCCACGCTCATTGTAATCCAATGTCCGGCGAGCTTCCAGATGGAACCCGGCACCAGCGCATCCCTGGAGATTTGCGGAACGCAGTGACAGAGCCACTACCGTAAGGGAGTGGACCGGCGTGAGGCCACTGATAACCGTCGAACGGGTCCGCTCCCTTCCGGTCGCGGCTCTGTCACGCATTCGGATGAATCTTATTCGAGACGGGGGAAAATCGTCCGCGCCTCGATTAGGCGGGCGTGCACGAAGGCCCCTTTGTTATTCTGGGCGCAAGCTTCCAGGCTGACAAAGATGGAAGGCTGACAGGGGAGGATTTATGTTTCATATTATTAAACGCCACGCGATCACCGGACTAGCGGTTTTCTGGACCATTTTTGCCACATCCGTCGTGGAGACCGCACACGCAGCGTCCATGATCATTCCCGCCGGCACCACGCTGACCGTGCGCATGGCCGAGTCGGTGGACTCAGAGACCAGCCACGCCGGGCAGATCGTTCGCGCCACCATCGATACGCCGATCATGATCAACGGGCATGTCGCCGTTCCGCAGGGCGCAGAGGCCATCGGACGCATCACCGCCATCGAGAGTCCCGGACGCTTCCGCGGTCGCGCGGTAGTGGCCATGGAACTGACCGCGCTGAACTTTGATGGTAAGTCCATCGGCGTGATGACCAGCGCGTATCAGGAAGTGGGCAACGCGCGCGGCAAGCAGACCGCGAAATATTCCGCTGGCGGCGGCATCATCGGCACGCTGCTGGGCGCCATCACTGGCGGCAAGAAGGGCGCATTCATCGGCGGCGCGGTAGGCGCGGCAGGTGGTGCGATGGCGCAGGTGGTGCGCGGACGCGATCCGCTGACCATCCCGGCCGAGTCGCTGGTCCTGTTTACGTTGCAATCGCCACTCACGTTTGAGACAGAGTACTAGCGCCGAGTTATTTCATTTGATATTTTCTAAAAACGCCGCCTTCAGTCCATCGCATACGGACTGAAGGCGGCGTTGCATTTACAGAGCCGCGACCGTTAGGGAGCGGACCAGCTCGACAGTTATTGGTGACCGTTAAGCCGGTCCACTCCCTAACGGTCGCGGCTCTGTTGGGTCGCAGCATCAGTTAAAAATGCGTTAGGGCGTTGACGGAGGAGATGCATCCCCAGCGACGGCTTCCTCCTTGGCGGCGCGAGTTGCGGCCAAATCAGCTCGATACTGATCGACAGCGGCATTATGTGCGGCAAGCGTCGTCGAGAATCGGTGTCCGCCCTCGCCATTGGCCACGAAGAAAATATACTCGGTTGTGGTGGGCTTCACCGCCGCTTGCAGCGAGGCGCGGCCTGGGTTGGCGATGGGGCCGGGGGGCAGGCCGTGATTTAGGTAGGTGTTATAGGGCGAGGGAAATTTCAGGTCTTCCAGGCTAATTTTCCCGATATTCCTGTTCTCGCGCAGCGCCGCGTAGACCACCGTCGGATCGCACTGCAACAGCATTCCCTTGCGCAGGCGGTTGTAAAAAACTCCAGCCACCACGCTCCGCTCGGAGCGCATGCCAGTTTCCTTTTCCACCAGCGAGGCCATGGTAACGATCTCTTTGGTGCTGTGGTCTGTCCCGCCAATGGTTAGTCCTGTATAGACTTCGCGAAAGCGATTGACCATAATGGCGGCGATGTCATTCGGCGTGGCGTGGCGCGGCAGGTGATAGCTGTCCGGGAACAGATAACCCTCCAGTGTCTCCGCATCCGGGTCGAGGTCGGCGATCAGCGAAGTCTCTTCCGTCGCGGCCAGGAATTCCTCGCGCGCTGCGAATCCATGTTCGGCGATGCTCTCGGCGATGTCGTAGCGCGTCCAGCCTTCCAGCGTGGTAACCAGTTCGAAGGAGACATCGCCGAGGACTAGCTTCGACAGCACTGCAAGCGTGGAAGTCTTGCTGGCAAACTCGTATTCACCGGCCTTCAGGCTGCGTCCAAACTGCAGGCGGTGCCAGACCAGAAACGTCCAGCGGCTGCGGATGACGCCGGCCTGCTCAAGCTGCTCGGCGATGTCGCGGGTGCGCATGCCGCGCTGAACATCCAGCCGCACCGGATGATCAGACTTCAGGTAAGGGCGTGTGCCATCGGCCACCAGCCACAGCAGCAGGATCGCGGGCAGCGCCAGCACCGTTATCACCCAGCCTTTCTGCGTATTGGTTAGATGTCTTCTCATACTCGTTCGCCTACTGCTTACTCGCCCAGAGCTGGGTCAAAAGTTGCTTGGTCAAAACCCGTGCCGGCCTTCATGCGCTCCGATTCGAGATAGTTCTGGAGCAGTAGCGTGGCCGCCATCTGATCAACATTCTTCCCGCGCTGCTGGTGGCCCAGTCCGGAATCGCGCATCAGATGATGAGCTTCAACGCTGGTCAGTCGCTCGTCCCACAGCTCGACACGCACGCCAGCATGCTTCGCCAGAGACGCGGCGAAGCGTTCCGCGTGCTCGGCCCGAGGGCCGTGGCTGCCATCCATGTTGATGGGATGGCCCAGCACAACCAGACTGGCCGCGTGCTTCTTTAACAGCGACTTGATGAAGTTCATGTCCTCGCGCTTGTTGCGCCGCTCCGCCGTAGGCAAGCCCTGCGCGGTGATGTGCAACGGATCGCTGAGAGCCAGGCCCATGCGCCGCTCGCCCAGGTCAATGGCCAGAATGCGGGCGTGGGCGGGCACGGGTGTTGGCATCGAGTTGTCAGTCAATTCCATTTGTTCCTCACGCGCGTCAGAGCCCCGACCGCCAGGGAGGGGGCACGCCTGACGAAATTAATTGTCCGGAAAACCGGCCCCCTTCCTGGCGGTCGGGGCTCTGACGCTACTGCGCGGTGCGCAGGATGCGGACAGCGCGGCTGGCTGCGGCGACCACGTTGTTGTCGCGATCCTTAAGCAACACTTCCAGATAGTTGATCGAGCGGCTGTCGCCGGAGGCCGCCAGCACGCGGCACAGTCCCGCGCGGACGCTCGCTTCCTTGTGGTAAAGCCGAGGGTAAAGCGCGTCGCGCACGGCGTCATCGCGCGCGGCTTCCATCAGATACGCCTCGGCTTCGCCGCCGCGCAGACGGCTGCCCAGCGCGGAGACCAACTGGTCGAGCAGCACATGCTTGCCGTTCATGATCAGAGCGAAGGCGATGGCCAGCTTCACGCCTTCATCGCGCTCGCCCAGGCGAATTTGTTCCAGCACGCCGAGATGTCTGGGGTCCTGCAATCGCCCCAGCGCCAGCGCCGACGACGCGCGGATGTGCCCTTCACGATCCTTCAAGGAATCCTCGAATATCGGCGCGGTCTCCGCCGTGGGCATGAAGGCCAGGGCCTCCAGCGCGGCCTTGCGAACTTCCTTGTCCAGCGTGTTCTCGAAGAGCCGGCGCAGTTCGGGAATGGCCTCGGTGGTGCGCAGCAGTCCCAGGGTGATAGCCGCCTCGCGTTGAATGCTCAACTGCGGATAACTCAGCAGAAAGACCAGACGCGGTCCGGCGGAGAAGTCGGCGATCTTGCGCAGCGCGCGCAGAATCTCCGCAGTCAGCTCGACGTTGTCGCCGAAGGCGGCTGCGACCATATCGGGCGATAGCGCCGAGGCGCGCAAAATGCCCGCCGCGCGGGCGGCGCGCACGCGCGTGTTCATGTCGGGAGCGCCGATCATGGCGCGGCGCAGCGTCTCCATCACCACCTGATCGAGGCGGGTGTCGCGATCCACCACCGTGGAGTCGGCATTGTCGAACAGGTCTGCGACGCGCTTGGTTGCCGATCTGAAAACGCCGCCGAAGCCGGTATCCACGTAGCCCTGCAGATAGTGATTCACCAGGCCGTCAATGGCCAGATAGCGTATTTCGGGAATGCTGTCGCGTACGGCGATGGACAGCGGCGACAGGCTGGCATCCGAGCCGAGCCGGATCAGCGTGCGCACCACGGTCATGCGAACTTTCTCGTCCGGGTCCTGCACCAGCGCGGCCACCGAGGGCACATAGACGGCGTTGCCGCGCTCGCCCATATCGCGCACGGCTCGCTCGCGGATGCGCGCGTCCGGGTCGCGCAACTGCTGCTCCACCGCGACTTGACCGTAGACAGGTGCCCAAGCGGGCATGAAGCCGGGCGCGACGCTCAGTAGCAACACTGCGGCGACCCAGGATTGCCACTTGCCTGACAAATTTTTGCGGTGCGCGTCCTCAGAGGAATTCATAGTTTTGCACCCTGTTCTGGTTTTGCAACTTGTTCTGCACCTAGTGTCTGCAATATGCCCCGATGAGCATGGCCCAAAAACGAACAGGCCAGGACTGCACCGGGCCGCTCCTGCAATTGTAACCGATGGAGGCGGCGGGGCTGCGGCAACTCGTGGGGGTGGTAATCAAAAGGCCACGGGGCGAGAGGCGTTTTTGTGAAAGCATCCTGAAAATGTCCGTCGCGGTCGTTGTTGGGTTGCCGCGCCCAGAATGCAGTTATAATGTGCGCTTGAGTTTACGGATGATGGCCGGAGCTTGGGTCACGATAAGCGCGAGGAAGACGCAGACTGGTGGAGTGATCATGAGAAACTTTTTAAGACGCGCGGGACTGGCGAGGGTGATCGCTTGCGTAATAATGCTGGGCGCGGCGAGCGTGGCGAGGGCCGGCGACATTCATGTGATGGCCTCGGGGGGATTCACCGCCACTTACAACGATGTGGTGCCGGAGTTCGAGCGCGCCTCGGGCAGTAAGGTAGTTACAGCTTTTGGGGCATCGATGGGAGGCGCGCCCGACTCGATCCCCATGCGGCTGGAGCGCGGCGAGCCGGTGGACGTGGTCATCATGGCCGACACGGCGCTCGATGATCTCATCAAGCAGGGCAAGGTGGTGGCAGGCAGCCGCGTGGATCTGGTGCGCTCGGTGATCGGCATGGCGGTGAAGAAAGGCGCGGCGCAGCCGGACATCTCGACGCTGGATGCGTTGGTGCGCGAGCTGCTGGCGGCCAAGTCAATTGCCTACTCGGCCAGCGCCAGCGGGACTTATCTCTCGACTGAGTTGTTCCCGAAGCTGGGCCTGGCCGAAAAGCTGAAGGACAAGAGCCAGCGCATCGTCAGCGAGCGCGTGGGCGATGTGGTGGCGCGCGGCGACGCGGAGATCGGCTTCCAGCAAGTCAGCGAACTACTGCCCATCGCGGGCCTGGACTATGTGGGGCCACTGCCTGATGGCGCGCAGAA from Acidobacteriota bacterium encodes the following:
- the mltG gene encoding endolytic transglycosylase MltG, yielding MRRHLTNTQKGWVITVLALPAILLLWLVADGTRPYLKSDHPVRLDVQRGMRTRDIAEQLEQAGVIRSRWTFLVWHRLQFGRSLKAGEYEFASKTSTLAVLSKLVLGDVSFELVTTLEGWTRYDIAESIAEHGFAAREEFLAATEETSLIADLDPDAETLEGYLFPDSYHLPRHATPNDIAAIMVNRFREVYTGLTIGGTDHSTKEIVTMASLVEKETGMRSERSVVAGVFYNRLRKGMLLQCDPTVVYAALRENRNIGKISLEDLKFPSPYNTYLNHGLPPGPIANPGRASLQAAVKPTTTEYIFFVANGEGGHRFSTTLAAHNAAVDQYRADLAATRAAKEEAVAGDASPPSTP
- the ruvX gene encoding Holliday junction resolvase RuvX, with the translated sequence MPTPVPAHARILAIDLGERRMGLALSDPLHITAQGLPTAERRNKREDMNFIKSLLKKHAASLVVLGHPINMDGSHGPRAEHAERFAASLAKHAGVRVELWDERLTSVEAHHLMRDSGLGHQQRGKNVDQMAATLLLQNYLESERMKAGTGFDQATFDPALGE
- a CDS encoding ABC transporter substrate-binding protein, with product MRNFLRRAGLARVIACVIMLGAASVARAGDIHVMASGGFTATYNDVVPEFERASGSKVVTAFGASMGGAPDSIPMRLERGEPVDVVIMADTALDDLIKQGKVVAGSRVDLVRSVIGMAVKKGAAQPDISTLDALVRELLAAKSIAYSASASGTYLSTELFPKLGLAEKLKDKSQRIVSERVGDVVARGDAEIGFQQVSELLPIAGLDYVGPLPDGAQKVTVFSAGIAVNAKDPAGARQLIQYLASPAVHPAIVKYGLEPTTSK